A region of Bdellovibrionales bacterium DNA encodes the following proteins:
- a CDS encoding excisionase family DNA-binding protein produces MKPRLSPLHYPVVIKQHLDFIVLSVPDLGISLVENAPLQGKLNPEYVLKIATALANVWLKAQKRLLEHQSAGKSAPSPSKQKMSVDARRLQYMTASEVAKRLGVSRMTVHRLVKKGLLTCTKTRGQHSRFSELNLKAYEKKYCVKNE; encoded by the coding sequence GTGAAGCCTAGATTGTCCCCCCTTCATTATCCTGTTGTCATAAAGCAACATCTTGATTTTATTGTTCTTTCTGTGCCTGATTTGGGTATTAGTCTCGTTGAAAACGCTCCCCTCCAAGGCAAACTAAACCCCGAATATGTTCTTAAAATCGCCACTGCGCTCGCAAATGTTTGGCTTAAGGCTCAAAAAAGACTTCTTGAACATCAGTCCGCTGGGAAAAGTGCACCCTCCCCGTCTAAACAGAAAATGTCGGTTGATGCGAGGAGATTGCAATACATGACGGCCTCTGAGGTGGCGAAACGACTTGGCGTCAGCCGAATGACCGTTCATCGATTGGTTAAGAAGGGTTTACTAACTTGTACAAAAACAAGGGGCCAACACTCTCGCTTTTCCGAACTAAACCTAAAGGCCTACGAAAAGAAATACTGCGTCAAAAATGAATGA